In the genome of Myxococcales bacterium, one region contains:
- a CDS encoding GTPase, whose product MPERTKLLILGAAGRDFHDFNVAFRADPSVQVVAFTATQIPNIEGRRYPPSLAGPLYPEGIPIYPEAELERLIEAHDIDDVVFSYSDVEHGTVMHHACRAQAAGAGFRLLGPKATMLASTKPVLSVCAVRTGVGKSPTTRHIANLLRDAGSRVAIVRHPMPYGDLAAQAVQRFATLEDLSAQHCTIEEMEEYEPHINQRHVVFAGVDYERILRAAEQEADVVLWDGGNNDFPFYASDFEVVLLDPHRPGDEARFYPGETNLRRADVLVLSKVGTADPAMVDEVRIAARLTNPTATVVEGDLAIEVDRPELLRAARALVIEDGPTTTHGGMPYGAGWVAARAHGATLTDPRPFAQGTLRETFAKYPHLTQVLPAMGYGDAQIHELEATIARCDCDVVVIATPVDLRRLMTIGKPTVRVTYSYTDRTDPTLSEALQPFVKKLARG is encoded by the coding sequence ATGCCGGAACGGACGAAGCTCCTGATCCTGGGTGCCGCGGGACGAGACTTTCACGACTTCAACGTCGCATTTCGCGCCGATCCCAGTGTTCAGGTGGTGGCGTTCACCGCCACGCAGATCCCGAACATCGAGGGGCGCCGGTACCCGCCGAGCCTCGCCGGCCCGCTCTACCCCGAGGGGATCCCAATCTACCCCGAGGCGGAGCTCGAACGCCTGATCGAAGCCCACGACATCGACGACGTAGTCTTTTCGTACAGCGATGTCGAGCACGGAACGGTGATGCACCACGCCTGTCGTGCGCAGGCGGCGGGCGCAGGGTTTCGCTTGCTCGGTCCCAAGGCGACCATGCTCGCCTCCACGAAGCCGGTGCTCAGTGTGTGCGCCGTGCGAACAGGCGTGGGGAAGAGCCCGACCACCCGCCACATCGCCAACTTGCTGCGCGACGCCGGCTCCAGAGTGGCCATCGTGCGCCACCCGATGCCGTACGGTGACCTTGCCGCTCAGGCGGTGCAGCGCTTCGCGACCCTCGAAGATCTCAGCGCTCAGCACTGCACCATCGAAGAGATGGAGGAGTACGAACCTCACATCAATCAGCGGCATGTGGTCTTTGCGGGGGTCGACTACGAACGAATCTTACGCGCGGCCGAGCAAGAGGCGGACGTGGTCTTGTGGGACGGAGGCAACAACGACTTTCCCTTCTATGCATCGGACTTCGAGGTCGTGCTGCTCGACCCTCACCGACCGGGGGACGAAGCTCGTTTCTACCCGGGCGAGACGAACCTGCGACGGGCCGACGTGCTCGTGCTCAGCAAGGTCGGCACTGCGGACCCGGCGATGGTGGACGAGGTGCGGATTGCGGCGCGATTGACCAACCCCACCGCCACCGTGGTCGAGGGGGACTTGGCGATCGAGGTCGACCGACCGGAGCTGCTCCGCGCCGCGCGTGCCTTGGTAATTGAAGATGGCCCGACCACGACCCATGGGGGCATGCCCTACGGCGCGGGTTGGGTCGCCGCGCGCGCCCACGGCGCGACGCTCACCGATCCCAGACCCTTCGCCCAGGGCACGCTCCGCGAGACCTTCGCGAAGTACCCGCACCTGACCCAGGTGCTTCCGGCCATGGGCTACGGCGACGCCCAGATCCACGAGCTCGAAGCCACCATTGCTCGCTGCGACTGCGACGTGGTGGTCATCGCAACGCCGGTCGATTTGCGTCGTCTGATGACGATAGGCAAGCCGACCGTGCGCGTGACCTACTCCTATACGGACCGGACCGACCCGACGCTGAGTGAGGCGCTGCAGCCGTTCGTCAAGAAGCTCGCGCGGGGTTGA
- a CDS encoding peroxiredoxin family protein — protein MQSQRGEFEKRGAELVALSADPVETSKELAGREKLSLTLVSDPERKIIGAFGLDDPGNEVSWPAVYVLGPDGTVVYRAFLETYKERPPVADILAAVERAKNKR, from the coding sequence TTGCAGAGTCAACGCGGTGAGTTCGAAAAGCGCGGCGCGGAGCTGGTAGCGCTCAGTGCGGATCCCGTCGAAACCAGCAAGGAGCTGGCCGGGCGCGAGAAGCTCTCGCTGACTCTGGTCTCGGATCCGGAGCGCAAGATCATTGGGGCTTTCGGCCTCGACGACCCGGGTAACGAAGTCTCCTGGCCCGCCGTCTACGTGCTCGGACCGGACGGGACCGTGGTCTACCGTGCGTTTCTCGAGACGTACAAGGAACGGCCGCCGGTGGCGGACATCCTGGCTGCGGTCGAGCGCGCGAAGAACAAACGCTAG
- a CDS encoding aldo/keto reductase encodes MTASLWDATTFGRSGLSVSRLAVGSSYGVGGADLERARERGINFFFWGLRRTDAFADGLHRVCRTRREELCVAVQTYSRSALLIRPSVELALRKLKLDYVDLLTLSWWSDMPPDRIVDAALTLRERGKVRQIMISCHHRPSFARMIDDSRFDAIMLRYNAAHPGAEREVFPHLQTEAGARPGVLAFTATRWGSLLRAEYCPKDERTPTATDCYRFVLSNPAVDVAMCGPKNGAELDDAMKALELGRMSEEELGWMRRVGETVHQLRPGQGPVSKLDKLSAFFAGRARDEDRPTAGR; translated from the coding sequence ATGACCGCTTCACTGTGGGACGCAACGACCTTCGGTCGTTCGGGGCTCAGCGTGAGCCGCCTGGCCGTGGGTTCGAGTTACGGGGTGGGTGGCGCCGACCTGGAACGCGCGCGCGAGCGCGGCATCAATTTCTTCTTCTGGGGCCTGCGGCGGACCGACGCCTTCGCCGACGGCCTCCACCGTGTGTGCCGCACGCGCCGCGAGGAGCTGTGCGTCGCAGTTCAGACGTACTCGCGATCGGCGCTGCTGATTCGCCCGAGCGTCGAGCTGGCGCTGCGCAAGCTGAAGCTCGACTACGTCGACCTCTTGACCTTGAGCTGGTGGAGCGACATGCCACCGGACCGTATCGTCGATGCGGCGCTCACCCTCCGGGAGCGGGGCAAGGTCCGGCAGATCATGATCTCGTGTCACCACCGTCCGAGCTTCGCTCGCATGATCGACGACTCGCGCTTCGACGCCATCATGCTGCGCTACAACGCGGCTCATCCCGGCGCCGAGCGCGAGGTGTTTCCGCATCTCCAGACCGAGGCGGGCGCGAGGCCGGGGGTGCTGGCCTTCACCGCAACGCGCTGGGGATCGCTACTCCGCGCCGAGTACTGCCCAAAGGACGAGCGCACGCCGACTGCGACCGACTGCTACCGATTCGTGCTCTCGAATCCCGCGGTGGACGTCGCCATGTGTGGCCCCAAGAACGGCGCCGAGCTCGACGACGCAATGAAGGCACTGGAGCTCGGTCGCATGTCCGAGGAAGAGCTCGGGTGGATGCGGCGGGTCGGGGAGACCGTGCATCAACTTCGACCTGGCCAGGGGCCCGTCTCGAAGCTGGACAAGCTGAGCGCCTTCTTCGCCGGGCGAGCGCGCGACGAAGACCGACCCACGGCAGGCCGGTGA